One stretch of Flavobacterium sp. 9 DNA includes these proteins:
- a CDS encoding NRDE family protein — MCTVSFINNNGVVIITSNRDEKVIRPGALAPRNYCMGGKNIMYPKDQKAGGTWFAVDENGTVLVLLNGGIKKHDSLFLYRRSRGLIALDIISNASPKDFWNEINLEDIEPFTLVLYQKEELYELIWDGITKWKTLLDVTKNHIWSSVTLYSEEIRKRRSQWFFNFLKDKNEISTLDMLDFHRNTQNDDSENGLIINRENTLKTLSVTQVVIKQNKGTMKYFDLIKTEDFSTSFISI, encoded by the coding sequence ATGTGTACAGTAAGCTTTATAAATAATAATGGAGTTGTGATTATAACTTCCAATCGTGATGAAAAAGTAATTCGTCCCGGAGCTCTTGCACCAAGAAATTATTGTATGGGCGGTAAAAATATCATGTATCCAAAAGATCAAAAAGCTGGAGGAACCTGGTTTGCAGTTGATGAAAACGGAACCGTTTTGGTGCTTTTGAATGGTGGAATTAAAAAGCACGATTCCTTATTTCTTTATAGAAGAAGTCGAGGATTAATTGCTCTTGATATTATTTCGAATGCTTCGCCAAAGGATTTCTGGAATGAAATTAATCTCGAAGATATAGAACCATTTACCTTGGTTCTATATCAGAAAGAAGAATTGTATGAACTGATTTGGGACGGGATTACAAAATGGAAAACATTATTGGATGTGACCAAAAATCATATTTGGTCATCGGTCACTTTATATTCTGAAGAAATTAGAAAAAGGCGTTCTCAATGGTTTTTTAATTTTTTGAAAGACAAGAACGAAATTTCGACTTTGGATATGCTGGACTTTCATAGAAATACCCAGAATGATGATTCTGAAAACGGTTTGATTATTAATAGAGAAAATACCTTGAAAACACTAAGTGTGACACAGGTTGTAATTAAGCAAAATAAAGGTACAATGAAGTACTTTGATTTGATTAAAACAGAAGATTTTTCGACTTCTTTTATAAGTATTTAA